From the Anguilla rostrata isolate EN2019 chromosome 12, ASM1855537v3, whole genome shotgun sequence genome, the window tgaGAGTGAATTGCAGGAACAGCAATCAGGTAAACTTGCGTTCTCTCCTCTCCAAGTTTGatgtcagaaaataacagtaacgttaagTTGATGTGCTAGCTTgctgtgcatctctctctgtctgtcttgaTAACCTATAGCTGGGCAGTGCAtctggtctgtctgtgtattgcttgcttgcttgctagccACTTACAGGGCTGTGTTCTGTGACTCTGTGCCTGACAATAGTGAGAGTGAAAtacgtaaggaataaaccacgacgggatGTCCCGTATTATTTTACCTTTGTTAAGCAAAACTGTCGATGATAGTttatttggaccgttgttatggaAAAActctggttgttaattctatgaaaacaacaaTTCTGTCgagaaaaatagttccttctcgtttcaTACCATAGCCTACAATTagctttttgtaatttttgcattgcattatttaggaaaactgcatgaaaccataactcaatcaaatgaATCTCCCCCtgtcttcctttttaaaatgttgcggtctcgcagtgtagacatagcgtttctccaagaccctctgaaaccgggtttgaatgccagctatcTTAGGTTCACCGTCACTTGTCAGTGTTGTCACCTAGcctatattaaaattctgggttttaggtcagaatggtcttaCGGCATgattgttatcccggctaggtAACTATTAATTGTATTCAAAGTAGcggttaatatttaatgcaatcGTTTACAAAGATAAAATGCGCCCCGTAGCCATGACTTAAATACGGAACGTCTATTCTACTGTAAAAATAAAGGACGATTGTGTATTTTGCGGTATGGTTGGCattcctaaatgaagccagtaactggCCTACAAACGTGATTCAACATTGCCATCAATcgcgaaattggacattgaaaagagGAGGGTAACAAAAGCTGTCcctttataattaattaattacggCTTGAAGTGAGctgttgcttttataaaacggtcACCAAGTATGGaaatatgaaagtaatagaCACACTCcaatttagatttagattttttaaaacgtttttttttccctcagacgcagagtgatactgaattgtgcaaaggAATTAGACGTCATACGTGGTATGGTTAATATACCACGgctatgaaccaatcagattgcttgaATTGAGCTACCCGTTTTATAATGCTTCATTATTACGTCTGATAAACGCCAACGGGCAACTGTGTTTATAAACTGCAGCTCAGAAAAGATAACCGCATTGCGCGTGAACATGCGTACATATGCGCATGCACGAAATTAAACTCGCGCTTTCCAGCAGCAACCTCTGTGGGGTTCAGTCCAGACAATATATGGGCGTGATAGCACTCCTCATAGGCgcacataattttaaaacaagacaatGATTATCTAGTCTCTCAGTCAAGGTTCAGTTACAACTCTGGACTAATGGAAGATGGAAAGCAATGGATTGACATTGACTACTGATtaaatattcttattcttaGACTGACAGATAGAGCAAACTGTTTTAAAGGAGAGAGGACTGTAGTGGGAGCACTGGGGTGTCAGGTGGGACTGTGTGGCAATGGAAAATAGTTTACATGGCTCACGGGTCAGGTAGGAGGGCCCCTTAGCAGAATTTTGCTTAGGGCTCCAGGGAGGTCAGGACCGGCTCTGATCTGAAATAACAGGAATAAGTGACATTCACATAATGGCCTATAGAAGGTGCTAGAAACACTTAAACAGAGTGAATTCAAGTAACATTACACAAACATAATAATCaatattatttcataataatcATTATCATACTGGATGGTGCATCATAAGagtatgaatgtgtttttttttttttttcagtttttattgtaATAATTTTCAGACCCGCGGGATATCTCCAGCAGGTTCAACGAAGACAGCCGAGTTCTTCCAGTCTGAGTAAATGAGGAAGCCAGTGAACGTGCTGTCGGTTTTGGGGCTGGAGTAGAGGCCGTTGTATTCACTTAAGGCCATCTGCATCCAGACTGTGTCCCCTGGCACCAGATGCAGCAGGGAGCCCCCAGACAGAGAAGCCGGCTTGGGCCAGTTCCCATAAAACTGGAAGTAGGAGGCGACCGTGTGGCCGTTCTTCACCAGATCGAACTGCAGGCTGGTGCGGTACACGGTGGCATGGACGGTGAAGTAGTACACGCCGGGCACCCTGCAGGTGAAGCGCCCGGTTTCGGCATTGTAATCCCCCTGTTCGTTCAGCAGCACCTGATCAAAGCACACCGCCTCGCCCACGATTTGCGTGCTACGCCCCTCAGACATCTTTGCACTGAAGGCAGATTTTGGGGCGACAGCACATTCCCCCGGCTGCCCCTTCTCCCCTCTCACTCCTGGATCCCCCCGGTCGCCTGCAGCACCCCTCTCACCGGACACCCCTGTGTAAGCACAAGGCATATGTTATCTCTAATACAATGCATCTCTAATGCATGTTATCTCTAATACAAAAAACAGGTTGTGTTAAATTATCTGtacacacatttgaaaatacaagTAATTTTTGTAATTCCAAGCCAGCTCAACAACGACTGTTGACCCTCTATCACCTTGATAGAAAATGGCACCTAGGAGTTTTCAAGGAGTTCTGAAATAGAAAGGTTGAAATTCTGTGTACCATAAACTTACTCTCATGCTATACTCATACTAGCTTAGTTTTAACCTTATATAAGTAAGCTTAAACCTTATTTGGTCTTATTTCAGTCCTAGTTTAGTATATTTTGGTctaaatttca encodes:
- the c1qtnf5 gene encoding complement C1q tumor necrosis factor-related protein 5 gives rise to the protein MNAFQPWLPCIFFILLMKLSNQLEDNKIPSLCSGQPGIPGSPGVHGSPGQPGRDGRDGRDSAPGEKGEKGVRGEPGVSGERGAAGDRGDPGVRGEKGQPGECAVAPKSAFSAKMSEGRSTQIVGEAVCFDQVLLNEQGDYNAETGRFTCRVPGVYYFTVHATVYRTSLQFDLVKNGHTVASYFQFYGNWPKPASLSGGSLLHLVPGDTVWMQMALSEYNGLYSSPKTDSTFTGFLIYSDWKNSAVFVEPAGDIPRIRAGPDLPGALSKILLRGPPT